The Acidipropionibacterium virtanenii DNA segment CGAGCTTGCCCGCGATGACCTCGTCGGCGGCCGCGACGATGAGGTCGGCGACATCGCCCGGCAGCTCGCCCAGCTCCTTGTTGGCCAGGGCTGCCGACTTCTTGAGGGTGCCCAGCGCACGGATCATGTCGCGGCCCCACACGAAGGTGTCGCGGCCGATCTCGAAGTTGTGGAGGGAACGCTCCGTCTGGGCCCCCCAGTAGTGATCGGCAGGCACCTCGATCGTGCCCATGCTGTCTTTCTCTTCACGCATCTCTGCCATGGTCACAGCCTACGGGGAAGGCCCTTCAGGCGGGACGTCGGGATGGGGTTGCAGGCGGGGCGTCGGGATGGCTGTCCACGCGTCTGTGCACAGATCTCAGCGGAACATCAGAGCAGTCACAGCTTCACCACAGTACGGCGCGATGGATTGTGTCCATGACCACAGCAACGACGGCTTCAGGGAAGTTCAGCATCCGGAGGATCGACGCTCCGTTCACCCAGCGATCGGTCTTCGACACCCCGCCAGTCCAGGGCTGCGTCCTCGCGACGCCGTCGATGCAGCGCCGCCTCCCCGATGCCCCCCTCGTCCGCCGCTGCGTCTTCGACGTGGGCGATGCCGCCGTCAGCGTGACGACGTCGTGCCGCCTTGATCCCCGGACCTACTCCCAGGTGCTTCATGCGGTGCGCGCCGAGTTCACCTGCACCGACCGCTCCCGGGGCGGGCCGGATCCCCGGACCGTCGACCCGGGGGTGGACCTGTCCGGCGCCCGGGCGATGGCGGTTGACGCCGCTGGTCGCATCCTGGTCGCGGCCGGGATCGAGAACTGGTGCGTCACCGCCGGTGGAGACGTGCTCACCTGCGGTCCGGCCCCGGTGCACGGGGAGCCGTGGGCGGTCGGCATCACCGAGCCGGGGGGAGACGCCCTCATCAGCCAGGCGGTGTGCCGGGGCGATCTGCGCGCCGTCTCCACCGTCACCGCGGACTCCCTCGATGCTGCTGCGGGGACGCTCTTCTCCCAGGTGACGGTGGTAGCTCCCGACATCATGACCGCGCGTCTGCTGGCCGCCGGGATCCGGGACGGCGACTCGAGCGATCTCCTGCTCGCCATCGCGCGGGGCTGCGAGGTGCTCGCCTTCACCGCCGACGGGCGGGCCTGGGCCAGCAGCGCCTTCCGCGCCTGACCAGATCCCGGGTCGCGGGACCGGTGATCAGTCCTCGGACCGGCTCAGGGAGCTGAGGGTGAGCGAGGAGCCGGTCGCCGCGGAGAACAGCGACGACGTCGACATGGCCGAGCCGAGCAGGCTGGACGGTGCTCCGGCGTTGCTGATCGCGCTGGATCCGGTGAGCGAACGGACCGTCGCGCTCGGGGCCGGCAGACGCCCCCGTGACCGGGCTGGCAGGTCCAGGTCATTGCCGACCGGGCCCGCCTGGACGTCATGGAGGTCGATATCGGCGCCCGGGCGCATCCCGGGTCCGGCATCGGCCAGATCGACGTCGCGCAGGTCGATCTCGCTGCCGGGAGCTCTTCGGGAGCTCTGCCGGGACGGTGGCACCGGCGGAGGTTGAGGGGTCGACGTCGGCCGGGGGGCCTGCGGAGCCGGCCGAGTGGCGGTCGGCGACGAGGAGCCGGTGGGCCCCGGTGCGCTCGGGGGTGCCGACCGCCTTGTGATGACGTGCCGCCCGGCGTCCTGCTCCCGCGCGGCGGTCTGCAGCTCCAGAGCCTGTTGGCCGCTCTGGGTGGTGGCCAGCCGCCTGCGGATCTCATCCTTGAGACGCTGCTGGGCCTGCTGCGACATCGTGGTCGTGTATTCGGCCGAGCCCGCCGTCGATGTCGCCGGCCGCATCGGGTTGAAGGGTTCGATCGGATTGAACGGTTCGATCGGGCCCGACGGCCGGGACTGCTCCGACGGCCGGGACTGGCCTGACGACTGGTACTGACCGAACTCCTGCGCCTGGCCGAGCTGCCGGACCGGTGCCTGACCCGGGTGGGACCCGCCCTGGCCCGGACCCGTCACCTGGTTGGAGGCGCGCTTGTTGCCAGCGACAGCGGCGCGGGTGAGACCCACCAGGATGAGCACCAGGATGAGGATCACCACGGGCAGGATCCCGAGGCTCGGTACGGCGTTGAAAACGATCACGGCGGCCACCACGGCCACGGCGATCACGCCGCTCCCACTGTTCTTCTTCTGCCCGGCCATGGCTGGATTCTAGGTGGCGGGCGGTCATTCCACCCGGTGCATGCCGGAATCCTCCGATCCACCCGGTGCATGCCGGAATTCTCCGGCAGATCTGCGGGCTCACCCGTCCGGCTGCGCCCTGC contains these protein-coding regions:
- a CDS encoding FAD:protein FMN transferase, with amino-acid sequence MTTATTASGKFSIRRIDAPFTQRSVFDTPPVQGCVLATPSMQRRLPDAPLVRRCVFDVGDAAVSVTTSCRLDPRTYSQVLHAVRAEFTCTDRSRGGPDPRTVDPGVDLSGARAMAVDAAGRILVAAGIENWCVTAGGDVLTCGPAPVHGEPWAVGITEPGGDALISQAVCRGDLRAVSTVTADSLDAAAGTLFSQVTVVAPDIMTARLLAAGIRDGDSSDLLLAIARGCEVLAFTADGRAWASSAFRA